In Oncorhynchus tshawytscha isolate Ot180627B linkage group LG01, Otsh_v2.0, whole genome shotgun sequence, the genomic stretch attgcctaccatctgtaagctgttagtgtctaacGACCGTGCCACAGGTgcgtgttcattaattgtttatggttcattgaacaagcatgggaaatagtgtttaaaccctttacaatgaagatctgtgaagttatttggatttttacgaattatctctaaaagacagggtcctgaaaaagggacgtttctttttttgctgagtttacaaccTGCACTAACAGATAGTCCACACACGCATACCTACATTTTGTGTTGCATATTCAAACAAATAGTGCAGCTAGATTTAGATTTTATTGCAGAGTATATCATAGAATCACTATATTGCTAAGTCATACAAAGACCTAATAGCAGAGCACAGGGGCATGATATAAGAGCATACTGTCACTAAGTGAAGCCTAAATATATTTGTGGATAGATGCACATGTCACACTATGATAATTTATGGACCAAATGGGCCGATCATCAGCACGGTAGCGGGATCCCCACAAAACGTCTGTGTTGGCGGGGTAAGCGGCTgggaagtgtgtgtatgtgtgtggtggaggggggGGTACCAGTAACTTGATGCTGAGAAAGAGGAGGACATGGCTGCCATAGCAGGGCCAATATGTGAACTACACCAACTCTAAAGCGCCAACAGTTGCCCTCAACTTACACTTCCAACCCCCCAAGACACCCTCTCAGTGAAGTGAAGTCTGAAACTAACATGATCTTTTGACGGGATTGGATTTGTTATGCGAAGACTCATAGATAGCTCTGTTCTAACTGTGTGATTGTATTATATAGAGCAACACCACATTccacagagacatatagacaaatacagacacaaagagacagagacagctagaggactccacccacccacacacacacacactcactcacacacccacgcatattgacacacacattcacaatctCCACAAACGCTGCTGTTACTCTGTTAATTGCcaagtcacttttacccctacctagtatttcaactacctcgtacccctgcacacttAAATATATACAGCGACatatgaaagtattcaccccccttggcatttttcctattttgttgccctaCAACCTGGAATCAAAATGGATTTTTGGAGGGtttgtatcatttatttacacaacatgcctaccactttgaagatgcaaaatatatgttttattgtgaaacaaacaagaaataaaacttgagcgtgcataactattcaccccccaaagttaatactttgtagatccACCTTTTGCAGTAATTATAGCTACATGTCACTTGGggcatgtctctataagcttggcacatctagtcacTGCGATTTTTGAgaattcttcaaggcaaaactgctccagctccttcaagttggataggttccactggtgtacagcaatctttaagtcataccgcAGATGGggtggcgccgacagagatggacgcctcgcttcgcgttcttaggaaactatgcatgaaattgtttgattacttgttagatattactgcacggtcagaactagaagcaaaagcatttcactacacttgaattaacatctgctaaccatgtgaccaatcaaatttgatttgagattctcaattggattgaggtctgggctttgactcggccattctaagacatttaaatgtttccccttaaaccactcaagtgttgctttagcagtacgcTTCAGGTCAATGTCCTGCTGGatggtgaacctccgtcccagtctcaaatctctggaagactgaaacaggtttccctcaagaatttcccagtATTTAGCCCcattcatcattccttcaattctgaccaatttcccagtccgtgccgatgaaaaacatccccacggcatgattctgccaccaccatgctcagTCTGGGGAtgctgttctcggggtgatgagaggtgtttgcgccagacatagcgttttccttgatggcaaaaaagctcaattttagtctcatctgatcaaagtaccttcttccacatgtttggggtGTTTCCCACATGcattttggtgaacaccaaacgtgtttgcttattcttttctttatgcaatggctttttttctggccactcttccataaagcccaactctgtggagtgtatggcttaaagtggtcctatggacagatactccaaactTCGctctggagctttgcagctccttcaggattatctttggtctctttgttgcctctctggttaatgccctccttgcctggtccgcaAGTTTtgatgggcggccctctcttggcaggtttgtcgtggtgccatattctttcaattaaaaaaaaatgatttaatggtGCTCACTAAGatattcaaagtttctgataaAAAAATGATAActtaaccctgatctgtacttctccacaactttgtccctgacctgttaggagagcttcttggtcttcatggtgccccttgcttagtggtgttgcagaatcTGGGGCCTTtcaaaacatgtgtaaatatactgagatcatgtgacagatcatgtgacacttccgattgcacacagatggactttatttaactaataatgTGACTTCTGAAATAGACTTCTCTATTTTTTAGTGGCTTcacagcaaagggggtgaatacatatgcacacaccacttttcaggttttttaaacaagttatttttttcatttcacttcaccaatttggactagtttgtgtatgtccattacatgaaatacaaataaaaatctatttaaattacaggttgtaatgcaacaaaatgggaaaaatgccaagggggtgaatacttttgcaaggcactgtatatagcttTGTTTATTGTGCTACTATTTACATTTTCTATTACTTTTTaagtctgcattgttgggaaagggctcgtaaatacacatttcactgtaaagtttacacttgttgtattcggcgtatgtgacaatTACAATTCATTTGATTTAGAGGCTGAAagcgagatggagagggggagagagagaccctccaCTCCCAGCGAGCCATCACATGGGGCCTGAACCCACATGGCTCAGCACTCCTCCACTCCGCGTTCTGTCCATTCCTGTCATTTATCTGCTTTATTAGGTTATCTGGGCTCACAGATAAGTACAAAtgtacgcgcgcacacacacacgattcaTAACGGCCTTGAATGCTCACTTTTATGCCAGGTTTATGCTCTTTAAATTAAACCGTAGATATCCGGGCAGCCAAATTAACGCCTGCACTACTGCTGcactgagggaaagagagaacatCGAAGAGAAaacaacattgtgtgtgtgtgtgtggtcatcagAGCTGTAAAACTGCTCCTTATCATTATTAATTCAATTTGCTCTTTATTAGCAGCTCTTATCTGCAGCATAGATGGCTActttccatcttcctctctctctcgttccatcttcctatctctctccctcgttccatcttcctctctatcccttctttTCTCagtttctccttccttccctccatcactGAGAGAAAAACAACATGTCCTGCTTGAGGCCAGCTTCATCTCAACACTTACAAAAGAAGATAAGGCACAGAACTAGTGATTGTTGGCAGTAGCTTCTTTGTGTTGTAATATCCCAAACATAAGTGTTAGTTTCAACATTAAAGATTCCATCTTTAAGTAAATTAGTCACACAGTAGCTAACACAGACTAAGACACCACTCAAAGCTATCTCAATAAGACCTAGTCCCACACcatcactcaaggagcgcatttgttgttgcttgaccTCGAGACACTTTTGTtcaatctgcatggtcaatgcagcacatgcaacaatgttgatgacaacgatgttgtttccactttgatcttcatataaatccacaagcgttctataattacaatattagtttgtgtttcttacatctgcaaacagctagtttgtattttcttagcaagttaaTTAAGCTAAATCGTGCtagccactaatgctaatcgctagttagctggctagcaaaCAAGCTAATAAAAGTACTGAGTCggagcaaacgtagctagctaatacagcctgataccagtactggtggaggcttaaatcagcatgttgtttgcgcaacagtatcttctaaatcaaagaggaattgGCGTAGCATGAATATGCTGGCTACATGGATAAAGATGTAATGTAGCACACGATTATAGGGTCCCATAGGAAACACTGAAcatcactttggttcctaccctgtcacaataactcgtCCATGGCACTTTCatttgttgtcatgtcaaacaacactgtattcaaagtgcccactattatttatattctaactatagaattataataaacattctatttccatgattccaaaagtTCACACTCAGAATGGAGATTGAAATCATTTAGAgtatatgtgttgccaccctagggtcacgcGCTACTCATAATGCAAATTTAGAACTATTATTAatccaaaaaaaaaacatataataTGATATTTTGGTCATATCGCCCAGCGCTAATAAAACGTGCCATAGTTTACACCATTGCCTAGcaacacactactactactacttttacaGATCCACTGTCTCATCTGCCCAGCTacacaatttataaacttgatcaaCACTGTAAAAAGAATCACAAATTATCTCAAACTATTGCAACATTGTTACAATATTGAAATTCGATATCCACTGTGTCCCATAATAATGAACGTGACCGGATGTGACAGACAGGCAATTTTTTATCAGACAGTCGAAATCACGAATCAGCATAATttctatggatatatacaaagaaatatcAATAGAAAAACAGGTCAAATTAAACGAAATGCAGATACTTtgctgtctttccagcttcagtctgaagtgattgtgttagctgtgtagttggcAAACTAGCAAGGTGGGGAAAAGCCTCCATAGCAACCATTTTTGTTTGCCATAGCAACCTGCAAAGTTCTGAAACTATTAACCAGCACTTGGGTAGTTTTGCTTTACATGGCAGTCAAAGCGAATAGAACTAACAACCACAGAATGGCTAAAATTGCACTTGACAACCAATACATACAATTAACTGTAACATTAACATACAATTAacttagtcgagcagtgaatttcaaacacagattcaaccacaaagaccagggagattttccaatgcctcgcaaagtaGGGCAGCAATTGGAAGATGGTGGAAAAAAATAatacattgaatatctctttgagcatatggaagttattaattacactttggatggtgtatcaatacacccagtcactacaaagatacaggcctccttcctaactcagttgccggaaaggacggaaaccgctcagggatttcaccatgaggccaattgtgactttaaacagATATAGAGTTTAATGGAGGTGATAGGAGAAACTGAgcatggatcaacattgtagttactccacaatactaacccgcATGAAAGAGTGAAttaaggaagcttgtacagattaaaaatattcaaaaacatgcatcctgtttgcaataggacattaaagtaaaactgcacaaaaataaacattctgtcctgaatacaacacgttatgtttggggcaaatccaacttCACTGAGTacctcttcatattttcaagcatcatgttatgggtctgTTAGTCAACGGCAAGGGAGTTATTTTGGAtaaaacggaatagagctaagcacaggcaaaatcctagaggaaaacctggttcagtctgctttccaacagacactgggagacaaggccaaatatgcactggagttgcttacgaagatgacattgaatgttcctgagtggcctaagtGAATATCTTATCCTTAAAATGTAACCCTCTCTGACAACACATATCATAAGCCTATACTGCAACAACCTAGTTTTACCCCAACACAGTGGTCTGAAACTCATGGTTTGCAGGACACATCaagcaagtcacattatgctggcttgcaaagtaaTATGGACATGGATATCCAATAATTGGAACTTTTAatcacccacaacctgcattTATAACAACTGCCAAGGTATGGAGAGTTGGACAAAGGAAACTACCTAAACCATTTCAACTTGAACAATGATCTCATTAAcgggtgcaataagtccaacCACTAACGGATTGAATTAGATGAGAAAATTgtttgttatttatctttgtacaGCAtcagatcaatcaatcaattgatGTGCATGCAAAAAAACAGAAATTGTAAtaaacaattctaaaaatcaacctgcaatatAGCATGCTGGGAGATATGATAATGATGGCTATGGTTCTGAATGCGAGTGTTTGTTTTTTCTACACAGAGTAAAAATGATAATCACACTCAACTCAAGTTATTAACACCAACCATTTATTTTACAACACTGAGTGTAAATTTAACTACTGAATTAATAAACCTATCATACATTATTTGGAGTGGAATTCCACTCTACCTGTAGAATGTGTGCTTTATTTAGACAGACAAAATGCATGAAAGGTGGAAACGGGAATTGAACACTGGTCCCGGTGCGGAAGCACACATTTGCTTGTTGCTGGGAGTGTTGTCCACATGACCACGGCACTGGGCGATCCTCTCATTTCTATCATGAATCTTGTTTCGAACTATACATTTAGGCAACTGATGTGTAAATGTTACATAATGGGTATGTTAAATAAAGGGTTTCGTTTGAATATAAAAAATATGAAGTAAATGTGTTTTAGGTGTTTTCCCAAACTCATGAAAAAAGGTTTGGCAATTGTTTTTAGAGCATGGAGCTTTGTTCCCTACAATGTTCCAAAACAATTGGGGAAAAACTGTATAACACAATAATGAATAAAACAGCAGCCACTATCGAGTGGAATTGAGAATTCAGCATTATCTGCACTATGTGATGCTGTTCGTATTAAACAGCTTTAACTTATCTATGATATTCACAAATTGGATGGGTTATATTTAGGATAACGTTTAACATCTTTATGATGGTATGTTTCAATTTGAAAAGCATcttattgtattattttatatGTTAAGATAATGCCCCAAATTCCTAAATGTTTTCAGAATTCTGGGGACATTGAGGTTTACCAGGAATATTCCCTCTTAATTTGTCAAGAGGTTAAGTTTGTCTTTGGAATCTGCCATGAGTTGAGGTAGTTGGGTTGTGTTTGGCTTGAGTTGAAAGAAGGAATTTAAATTCAGGGAATTGGTCAAGTGAGGAAATGTAATTATTTGAATTGTTGTGGCAGAATATTGAATTAAGAATTGTAGTTTTGAATTGATTTATAATTTGTATTTGAGATTGATTGAATTGTTGTGGCAGAataatgaaattgtatttttttattgactCAGAATTGGAATTCAAGTTGAATTTACTCTGAATTGAAGAACTGCTATGGAATTTTGTATTGAATTGATGGCATTTAAATGGAGAGGGAATTACATTGGAATTGAATTTgaggaattgaccccaaccctgctggaATGTTGAATTGATGGAATTTATAAGGAGAGGGAATTGAGTTGgaatttaatttgtggaattcaCCCGAACCCTGCGAGCGAAACTTATAAAAAcagatttgttttttaaattgaaatGTTAGAATGGAAAAGAACTCCATTAATTCCTACATTGATTTTGGAGTTACATGGAAGATGTTTTTTTGTTCAGGTCACTAGCTAAGGTCAGAAAAACCTACTGGCCCCAATAAGAGTGTACATCATGTGTGTTTGCCCCCTTTTTCCAAGCTCTCTTTTCCTACCTGTCCTggaggggttgggggagagacgtCGTAGCTTGTGTCTGCCAAATGAGACCAGTTCAAGGGACGGGGTTCTCTTCACACCCCCCGGGCTCTGGACAAGGGTGCGTGTCCTCACTGCAGTTTGTGTCCGGACCGGAGTGTGTGTCCTAAGGTGCAGAGAGTAGCGGCTGATCAGGGTCATGGCTGCTGGGCTGGATCTCCGTTCTGCCCCAGACCCACTGTAATACATAGGAGAGTGTGTGTTATAGgtagatgtctgtgtgtgtgtgcatctgtctgtctgtctctgtgtgtgtgtgtgtgtgtgtgtgtgtgtgtgtgtgtgtgtgtgtgtgtgtgtgtgtgtgtgtgtgtgtgtgtgtgtgtgtgtgtgtgtttagaggtaGTGGGGAAATAATATAAATTCCTCtgcaagaggggtgtgaacagtttgtcatGAATAGTGCTTTTTCCAATGGTAACAGACATGGCGTGCACGCTTGAAAGGGGGGCGCAGGATCCTAATGCTGGAAGAGGGGCCTGAGCGAAAAAGTTTGGTAACCCCtgagttaacatgacctttaatTTCTATTTTCTTTAACATAAATGCttaaaaattcacaaaaagtAATTAGAAGAAAATTatctaaaaacaaatgtataggATCTCCTAAGCTTTGTGTTtgccacagaccttattttcacgTTTATCTACACCCCAATTCAGCTCCCCATAGGCTTTGACCCAACGAGCCATGGAGGAGTTAGTGCttacaaaaagacgccattactattgctctctatagTAAGAGAATGGATGAGAAAAGAAATCACTGGCTGCCCTCATCCTCTTCTTTCTCACCTGCTAACTGACCTCCTGATGATCTTCATCCTGCTCCTGAGTTTGAACCCTCCAGGGGAAGAGGAGGCGGTGCGTTGAGTTACAGATGGAGGGACACTGGACCCCCCCTTGGCCCCATTCTCTTTCTCAGAGGTCCAGCGGAACAGAGACCCACCTCTGGACCCTGTCCCGGAGCCAgtctgcccccctcccccagaaCCTGCCTTCCAGCAGTAGCGACTACTGAGGGTAGTAGAGCAGGAGGCCGCTGCTGCCTTACGCTGCTTGGCTAAAGGATTTGGGGATTTTGGTTTCTTGGCAACCAACCCCTCTGCAGCTCTCTGGGGCAAAGCCAGAGCCAGGGCCAGGTCTTTGGGTGAGAGAGGCTTCCGGGACAGCCTAGCCTGGACCCCTGCAGCGGAGGACACCCAGGTGTACTTGGAGGTCTTAGGGACTGCAGTGGATAAACTGAGCCTACGGGCAACCTTTTTTCTGGGGGCAAAGGCTTTCCTACTGGAACTGGGGCTGGATGAGAAACTGCTAGGGACTCCAGAATGGGAGACTGTGGTGGTGACAGATGTGATTAGCTTTTCTGGGGGCCGGGACTCTATTCTGGCCTGGCTGGGACTGACTCCTCCTGGCTGATGGCTCTTCACCCAGGTAAACTTGGAGTGGTTCTGGGGAGAggaggctggctgggctggggtgAGCTTGGATCTGGGACGGAGATAGGCagtagagggagcagagagaggaggtggaagggGTAGAGGAAGTGAATTGGCATCGCTAGGGGTGGGGTTGCTGTTGGAGGTTGCCTCGGGGACAACCTGCTTAGCTGCTGTATTGGTTTTCCCAGTCACGCAATGTTTAATATGTAGCTGAGCAGTGCTCTGAACCCTGGTGGCAGTGGTGGTCGTTTTGGCAGGGACACCTGACAAATCCATTTGTCCAGGGGTGGTCATTATCAGAGGCAGTCCCAGTCCGATGCTCTTCGCTTGAATCTTGGCCTGAATATCATGTTTTGTTTCTCTATGCTGGTCCTCTGGAGGTCCAGGCCCTTTAAGCTCCGAAACTCCCAGCCCAGCCTTGCCCCCAGGTCCTGTCCTTCCTCTGCCGGgttcagtctctgtctctatagctgTGGATCCACTGCCTGTCCCAGTCATAGATCTTCTCACTCCGCCTGTGAGTGCGTACTGCTGGCCCCTTGGCCCTGTTAGATCCCTAGACGTAGCCCATTCtgttccatccttctctctagctGGGTCCTTACTGCTGTGGCTGGACTGTAAGGTATCTGCAGCATGAAGGGACAGGAAGCCAGTAGAGGAGTTGGGTGCTGCAGAATCTAAAGAGGGTTTGGTAATCTGTATTGGTCTACCCTGCTGCCCTAGAGAGGGCTTGGCAGTCTGTGTAGTAGGTCTACTGTGCTGGGATGAGCTGGTCTTGCTACTGAGGGTGTAGCTCTTCCTCCAGTGTCCTGTGGGTTGAAGGGGGTGAGGCCCACCACGCAAGGGGAATGTGGGGCTGAAAAATGAGCTGGGACTCCTGCCTCGGGCTGGTGGTCTCGCTGGGTGCCACTGCTGGCCAGAACAAGAAGGGGCATCCCCATGGATACTTCTATGGTTATTGATGAGATCTGTGAGATGACAGAAAGAGGTTAAGAAGTAACTGGCAACAGTGGTTCATTTAAATTGAAAAGCGTGTATCTAGCTAGCAACGTCAATTTGCGTCAGCTAAATTAGATAGCGTTAGCTAGGCATCAACAGAGAACGTGGCGGTTATAACAGCCAGTGTGACAGCTTTCAATTGTAACTGGTAAGTATTAGTTATTACATATAGTGTATCAGTAATGTTAACTGTACTGTAAAACACCACATTACTTTGCAACAGATCGATTTGCCTTTTCAGCGCTTCTCTCTCGTCCATGTTGTTTATGTCCTAAATTCAAACGTCATCATCCAGCGTCGCAATTATAGATTACGTGTTGAGGAGTTTGGTCgttaccacagtcacaaagtcagaaATCCCACCTACTCGACCAATCAGATGAGGGAGTGTGATGACGCGTATATAGACCAGCTTGCAATGCCAGACGGCTTGTAATGCCATTATGTCACAAATTACTGGAATACATTGGTCACTAATATCTGTTGGGAAAAAGTCTGGTTATTACCACACGAAAACTTGCTTGTTAACAAGATCAAAGAGGTCTCTTTCAGAATGATCCATAAGTATTACCCTGTAAATCATTACCTGAAGAAACTCAAAAAAGACATTAACATTTATTGTACTTTTTGTGTTGAGCATCCAGAAACAGTTTCGCATTTATTTTGGCATTATCTACATGTAAAACAATTATGGAAAGATATTCACAGTTTAATAATTGTTAATATTCTTGATGACTTTTGTTTTTTATGAGAAAATGTGCTGCTCGGTTTCCTTAACCaaaataaagattatttttaaagACACATGCATTTGTTTTATCTAGTGATTCACCAATGATGTGGTTATCTATTAACTATAATAAAACCAAACATTCTAAATGCAAAGTGGTAATCAGATGTCTTATTCAAAGTCAGCTCGCAAGCTTATCATGATATTTTCCCTTACTCATGGTTACTTGTCTTACCCCAAAATAGGTTTACTCCAATAGCTGCATTGTATTTAAAATGGCATGTAGACAAACAAATTGACATATCTTAGGCCCTTACCTACTACACACACTGCCAAGCACCTACTACACAGACTGCCAAGCACCTAGGCCCTTACTATAGtaatttgtttatttaacttaACATAGCCATGCAGTCCACCTTTCCGGTATTTTGAACCAGTTTGCCGCTGTACAAACGCATGGTCTTCAAGCTATGGAAGATGGCAAAACATTTCATAATAAATAATTGATTGGAATTACATGACACTTTTCTAGACACCCAAATCACCCAAACAGTGTAAGGGGAAACTCACCACGCTAACCCAACTTACATACTCTACTTTTATTGGCCCAAAGTAAACTTGTttaactttcttttttttctttttttttacagatattttgttatatatacagtgccttgcgaaagtattcggcccccttgaactttgcgaccttttgccaaatttcaggcttcaaacataaagatataaaactgtatttttttgtgaagaatcaacaacaagtgggacacaatcatgaagtggaacgacatttattggatatttcaaacttttttaacaaatcaaaaactgaaaaattgggcgtgcaaaattattcagcccctttactttacagtgcagcaaactctctccagaagttcagtgaggatctctgaatgatccaatgttgacctaaatgacgaTAAattacaatccacctgtgtgtaatcaagtctccatataaatgcacctgcactgtgatagtctcagaggtccgttaaaagcgcatagagcatcatgaagaacaaggaacacaccaggcaggtccgagatactgttgtgaagaagtttaaagccggatttggatacaaaaagatttcccaagctttaaacatcccaaggagcactgtgcaagcgataatattgaaatggaaggagtatcagaccactgccaatctaccaagacctggccgtccctctaaactttcagctcatacaaggagaagactgatcagagatgcagccaagaggcccatgatcactctggatgaactgcagagatctacagctgaggtgggagactctgtccataggacaacaatcagtcgtatattgcacaaatctggcctttatggaagagtggcaagaagaaagccatttcttaaagatatccataaaaagtgtcgtttaaagtttgccacaagccacctgggagacacaccaaacatgtggaagaaggtgctctggtcagatgaaaccaaaattgaactttttggcaacaatgcaaaacgttatgtttggcgtaaaagcaacacagctcatcaccctgaacaccctatccccactgtcaaacatggtggtggcagcatcatggtttgggcctgcttttcttcagcagggacagggaagatggttaaaattgacgggaagatggatggagccaaatacaggaccattctggaagaaaacctgatggagtctgcaaaagacctgagactgggacggagatttgtcttccaacaagacaatgatccaaaacataaagcaaaatctacaatggaatggttcaaaaataaacatatccaggtgttaggaatggccaagtcaaagtccagacctgaatccaatcgagaatctgtggaaaaaactgaaaactgctgttcacaaatgctctccatccaacctcactgagctcgagctgttttgcaaggaggaatgggaaaaaatttcagtctctcgatgtgcaaaactgatagagacatactccaagcgacttacagctgtaatcgcagcaaaaggtgcaAAAggtaattttgcacgcccaatttttcagtttttgatttgttaaaaaagtttgaaatatccaataaatgtcgttccacttcatgattgtgtcccacttgttgttgattcttcacataaaaatacagttttatatctttatgtttgaagcctgaaatgtggaaaaaggtcgcaaagttcaagggagccgaatactttcgcaaggcactgtacattattCATACACTTTACATACAGGGTACTTTTATACACAGTATTACATGATGAGAATACAGTTtgatatacacattacacataaaaTGGTACTCATCATTACATACACTTGCAATAAgtgtcatgggatctttagtgaccacagagttaGGACACCCATTTGAAGTCCCATCGTCTTCCATTTTATTGAGGAACATTCCATTGTTAGTTGGTACTTCGACATTATTAAAATGAAATGAATGTTAAATATAAAAGTATATAGTATAAATTGCAGTGATCTTTCTTTGAACTTACTGCCTTCATGTTCATTTCAGCAGCATATTTCTCTTTGGCATTTGTTTGTCGGTCTTTGCCCTGGTGGCATTCATACGTCTTTGTGCCCACAACATGACAGAACACCATTGAATGGGAGATTTTAACTCTCCCAAATTAGTTTTTTTCCTGCGAAAGGATGTTCTTCTGTTGAAGGTCaagaattgtcacgccctggtctaagtattttgtgttt encodes the following:
- the zc3h3 gene encoding zinc finger CCCH domain-containing protein 3 isoform X3; translation: MDEREALKRQIDLLQNLINNHRSIHGDAPSCSGQQWHPARPPARGRSPSSFFSPTFPLRGGPHPLQPTGHWRKSYTLSSKTSSSQHSRPTTQTAKPSLGQQGRPIQITKPSLDSAAPNSSTGFLSLHAADTLQSSHSSKDPAREKDGTEWATSRDLTGPRGQQYALTGGVRRSMTGTGSGSTAIETETEPGRGRTGPGGKAGLGVSELKGPGPPEDQHRETKHDIQAKIQAKSIGLGLPLIMTTPGQMDLSGVPAKTTTTATRVQSTAQLHIKHCVTGKTNTAAKQVVPEATSNSNPTPSDANSLPLPLPPPLSAPSTAYLRPRSKLTPAQPASSPQNHSKFTWVKSHQPGGVSPSQARIESRPPEKLITSVTTTVSHSGVPSSFSSSPSSSRKAFAPRKKVARRLSLSTAVPKTSKYTWVSSAAGVQARLSRKPLSPKDLALALALPQRAAEGLVAKKPKSPNPLAKQRKAAAASCSTTLSSRYCWKAGSGGGGQTGSGTGSRGGSLFRWTSEKENGAKGGSSVPPSVTQRTASSSPGGFKLRSRMKIIRRSVSRTHTPVRTQTAVRTRTLVQSPGGVKRTPSLELVSFGRHKLRRLSPNPSRTGPASLSMHSQLSQRVFRTRYKIVTRLGGATSHTPHYSHALSWRAKRIHAARSVLQSRLRPPGQDRHPPAQHWRGRGLGMRWIGGNLYSVSANKLSRTVTTSAPINRTVRLSSPQEVSHTTSSTLIRPSSTRFVASRAVQRSLAIIRHARQKKSQKQYCMYYNRFGKCNRGNTCPYIHDPDKVAVCTRFLRGTCKQTGGTCPFSHKVAKEKMPVCSYFLKGICNNGSCPYSHVYVSRKAALCQDFIRGYCPQGEKCKKKHTLVCPDFSSSGSCPRGAQCKLQHRQRAKRTAPNPNPTTGPSAALAKKARTKRPSLSVVLPDNQAAEDSAQADPGTPSSSSSGPHKTKLPSFISLSSSPEDTDAPDTPPADGAVVTERILQIKPRL
- the zc3h3 gene encoding zinc finger CCCH domain-containing protein 3 isoform X2, which produces MDEREALKRQIDLLQNLINNHRSIHGDAPSCSGQQWHPARPPARGRSPSSFFSPTFPLRGGPHPLQPTGHWRKSYTLSSKTSSSQHSRPTTQTAKPSLGQQGRPIQITKPSLDSAAPNSSTGFLSLHAADTLQSSHSSKDPAREKDGTEWATSRDLTGPRGQQYALTGGVRRSMTGTGSGSTAIETETEPGRGRTGPGGKAGLGVSELKGPGPPEDQHRETKHDIQAKIQAKSIGLGLPLIMTTPGQMDLSGVPAKTTTTATRVQSTAQLHIKHCVTGKTNTAAKQVVPEATSNSNPTPSDANSLPLPLPPPLSAPSTAYLRPRSKLTPAQPASSPQNHSKFTWVKSHQPGGVSPSQARIESRPPEKLITSVTTTVSHSGVPSSFSSSPSSSRKAFAPRKKVARRLSLSTAVPKTSKYTWVSSAAGVQARLSRKPLSPKDLALALALPQRAAEGLVAKKPKSPNPLAKQRKAAAASCSTTLSSRYCWKAGSGGGGQTGSGTGSRGGSLFRWTSEKENGAKGGSSVPPSVTQRTASSSPGGFKLRSRMKIIRSGSGAERRSSPAAMTLISRYSLHLRTHTPVRTQTAVRTRTLVQSPGGVKRTPSLELVSFGRHKLRRLSPNPSRTGPASLSMHSQLSQRVFRTRYKIVTRLGGATSHTPHYSHALSWRAKRIHAARSVLQSRLRPPGQDRHPPAQHWRGRGLGMRWIGGNLYSVSANKLSRTVTTSAPINRTVRLSSPQEVSHTTSSTLIRPSSTRFVASRAVQRSLAIIRHARQKKSQKQYCMYYNRFGKCNRGNTCPYIHDPDKVAVCTRFLRGTCKQTGGTCPFSHKVAKEKMPVCSYFLKGICNNGSCPYSHVYVSRKAALCQDFIRGYCPQGEKCKKKHTLVCPDFSSSGSCPRGAQCKLQHRQRAKRTAPNPNPTTGPSAALAKKARTKRPSLSVVLPDNQAAEDSAQADPGTPSSSSSGPHKTKLPSFISLSSSPEDTDAPDTPPADGAVVTERILQIKPRL